One window from the genome of Acinetobacter sp. ANC 7912 encodes:
- a CDS encoding sorbosone dehydrogenase family protein, protein MSARFFLSILSATFIASFTGCTSSSKAPITDSYGPQPHLPEPKASLFPTVNIAPAKGWPAGTMLTPAAGLKVQAFAKDLQHPRWLYVLSNGDVLVAETDAPPKPEDSKGIKGKIMKMVMQKAGSSFPSANRISLLRDSNNDGVADQKTVFLQNLYSPFGMTLVGNVLYVANTDALVRFSYQSGITQIRESGSKVLDLPAGPLNHHWTKNVITNPAGTKLYITVGSNSNVAENGLDQEEGRALIMEFDIETGKARPFATRLRNPNGMDWQPQSGELWTVVNERDGLGNDLVPDYLTSVKDGAFYGWPYSYFGQHIDTRVRPQNPELVARAVKPDYALGNHTASLGLTFYKANLMPQYRDGALIGQHGSWNRKPHSGYKVIFVPFQNGQPAGQPQDILTGFLSNKGEALERPVGVAVDAEGAILVADDVGNVIWRVSPK, encoded by the coding sequence ATGTCTGCTCGATTTTTCCTATCAATCCTGAGTGCTACATTCATAGCTTCATTTACTGGTTGTACCTCATCCTCTAAGGCGCCAATTACAGACAGTTATGGTCCTCAGCCGCATTTACCAGAACCCAAAGCTAGTTTATTTCCAACCGTTAATATTGCACCTGCTAAGGGCTGGCCTGCAGGCACAATGCTTACACCGGCTGCCGGCTTAAAAGTTCAAGCCTTTGCCAAAGACCTTCAACATCCACGTTGGCTATATGTATTATCCAATGGAGATGTGCTGGTGGCTGAAACCGACGCACCACCTAAGCCGGAGGATAGTAAAGGAATTAAAGGCAAGATCATGAAAATGGTGATGCAAAAGGCAGGATCATCCTTTCCAAGTGCCAATCGTATCAGCCTGCTTCGCGATAGCAACAATGACGGCGTTGCTGACCAGAAAACGGTATTTCTGCAGAATTTATATTCACCGTTTGGAATGACACTGGTGGGTAATGTGCTGTATGTGGCAAATACAGATGCTTTAGTACGTTTTTCTTATCAATCCGGTATCACGCAAATCAGGGAAAGTGGCAGCAAAGTATTAGATTTACCAGCCGGTCCCTTAAATCATCATTGGACGAAAAATGTCATCACCAATCCTGCAGGTACCAAACTCTACATAACAGTTGGCTCCAATAGTAATGTGGCTGAAAATGGATTAGATCAGGAAGAGGGACGCGCACTGATCATGGAGTTTGATATCGAAACAGGTAAAGCCCGGCCATTTGCCACCAGACTGCGCAATCCCAATGGCATGGACTGGCAGCCACAGAGTGGGGAGTTATGGACTGTGGTTAATGAACGGGATGGGCTTGGCAATGACCTGGTTCCTGATTATTTAACCTCGGTGAAAGATGGTGCTTTTTATGGCTGGCCTTATAGTTACTTTGGTCAGCATATAGATACAAGAGTGAGACCACAAAACCCTGAACTGGTTGCACGTGCAGTTAAGCCAGATTATGCACTAGGTAACCATACTGCATCTTTAGGCTTAACTTTTTATAAAGCTAATTTGATGCCGCAATATCGTGATGGTGCATTGATTGGCCAGCATGGATCATGGAACAGAAAACCGCATAGTGGCTATAAAGTGATTTTTGTGCCATTTCAAAATGGCCAACCTGCTGGTCAGCCGCAAGATATTCTGACTGGATTTCTCAGCAATAAAGGGGAGGCTTTGGAAAGACCTGTTGGAGTGGCCGTAGATGCCGAAGGCGCGATATTAGTTGCGGATGATGTAGGCAATGTGATCTGGCGTGTGTCACCCAAATGA
- a CDS encoding DUF1826 domain-containing protein codes for MTNTFSDNHQIQVVSTFAELIHTKFKDEMNAACWSRNLVGDFKEIVDQLELKENITEVTIDDLLALQLSKNGLLAREIILQDMQLLTECGASPALNLLKCYERDDELDFISTDVYSYHVDRSLIETDTFLCTYHGAASDILPNHQAEQKILIPEIREQLKQLHDGTEESFEKFLEEYYFDLHYQPKADAQPINLGLGNLWRLAVDHPTQQALPCVHRAPVENDGEYRLLLIC; via the coding sequence ATGACCAATACATTTTCTGACAATCATCAAATTCAAGTTGTTTCTACTTTTGCCGAGCTGATTCATACAAAGTTTAAAGATGAAATGAATGCTGCCTGCTGGTCTAGAAATTTAGTGGGAGATTTTAAAGAAATTGTTGATCAGCTTGAATTAAAAGAAAATATCACTGAAGTTACTATTGATGATTTATTAGCGCTTCAATTATCTAAAAATGGCCTTCTTGCCCGAGAAATCATTCTGCAAGATATGCAGTTATTAACAGAATGCGGTGCTTCCCCTGCTCTAAATTTGCTTAAATGCTATGAACGGGATGATGAACTCGATTTTATTTCGACAGATGTCTATTCCTATCATGTGGACCGCTCACTAATCGAAACAGATACTTTTTTATGTACCTATCATGGTGCTGCGAGTGATATTTTGCCCAATCATCAGGCCGAACAAAAAATCCTGATCCCAGAAATCAGGGAACAACTGAAACAATTACATGATGGCACTGAAGAATCGTTCGAAAAGTTTCTGGAAGAATATTACTTTGACCTGCATTATCAACCGAAAGCGGATGCACAGCCTATCAATTTAGGATTGGGTAATCTTTGGCGACTGGCTGTTGATCATCCTACCCAACAGGCTTTACCCTGCGTGCACCGGGCGCCTGTAGAAAATGATGGAGAGTATCGGTTGTTATTGATCTGTTAA